Proteins encoded together in one Ignavibacteriota bacterium window:
- a CDS encoding von Willebrand factor type A domain-containing protein: MNDSHILDYLNDYIDGTLSDKQKELVETHIQLCPHCAEELRQLQLVIKRVQTLPSAIHPPENLLEGIESRLHTTENNLLELRHRNNGVHIQNEQKRFSFSLIYRIAAGFIVLLAAGVVWYLLQDSKPEQPQQTENERVQQSEQNITESKRVQTENQANEQSASSSTTAGDSQSQQKKKLTANVSADSSLTKMITAEPNDTVKTIVVHQAETTVTQTQKSITGRITGKVVDEQGNPLVGTTVVLVGTTRGAVTDSHGNYTIIGIPSGTYSLRISNIGYASLEITDVKVESNQSISLMTSTLQSSALEMKEVTVTANRPIIKSQSSSSYKSVTRKMDNIPTVGDAGQLQSGVVKQGNNLFLRSGRSNEGQYVVDGVPVEVLTNSVRSAEQYDLITENIFHNALSSPLSTFSIDVDNASYSNIRRFLNDGQLPPKDAVRIEEMINYFKYDYPQPKGSRPFSINAEVSECPWNNDNKLLLIGLQGKIIETEELPPSNLVFLIDVSGSMSSPDKLPLVQSAFRLLVKQLRKNDRVSIVVYAGSAGLVLPSTKGNRKDDILEAIDRLHAGGSTAGGAGIALAYNTALENYIEDGNNRVILATDGDFNVGVSDDAELVRMIEEKRNKGVFLSVLGFGTGNLKDSKMEKLADKGNGNYSYIDNIDEARKVFVQQLTGTLYTIAKDVKIQIEFNPAKVKSYRLIGYENRLLRKEDFHDDTKDAGELGSGHTVTALYEIVPEDDEDVQLLDVDTLRYQKNKVKKFAEETNELLTIKLRYKEPDASASQLMQFPLRDVTLDFDETSDNFRWAAAVAEFGMLLRNSKFKGDASFRHVVRLANGAKGEDLEGYRSEFIKLVEKASELK, encoded by the coding sequence ATGAACGACAGCCATATCCTCGATTACCTGAACGATTACATTGACGGAACACTTTCTGACAAACAGAAAGAACTCGTCGAGACACACATCCAACTCTGCCCGCATTGCGCGGAAGAACTACGTCAACTTCAACTTGTTATCAAACGAGTACAAACCTTGCCGAGCGCGATTCATCCGCCCGAAAATTTGCTTGAGGGAATTGAATCACGTCTCCACACAACAGAGAACAACCTGCTTGAACTCCGCCACAGAAATAACGGAGTTCATATTCAAAATGAACAGAAGCGATTTTCATTCTCACTTATTTATCGCATCGCGGCGGGATTTATTGTTCTCTTAGCGGCAGGAGTTGTTTGGTATTTGTTGCAGGATTCAAAACCTGAACAGCCACAGCAAACTGAGAATGAGCGCGTTCAACAATCTGAACAGAATATTACTGAATCGAAAAGAGTTCAGACTGAAAATCAAGCCAATGAGCAGAGTGCTTCATCTTCAACGACTGCGGGTGATAGTCAGTCACAACAAAAGAAGAAACTGACTGCCAATGTTTCTGCAGATTCTTCTCTTACAAAGATGATAACTGCTGAACCTAATGACACAGTAAAAACTATTGTGGTCCACCAAGCGGAAACAACAGTGACGCAAACCCAAAAAAGTATAACGGGAAGAATTACAGGTAAAGTTGTTGATGAACAAGGCAATCCTCTGGTAGGCACTACTGTGGTTCTCGTTGGAACTACGCGCGGTGCTGTAACAGATAGTCATGGAAACTATACTATTATTGGAATTCCCAGCGGGACTTATTCTTTAAGGATTTCGAACATCGGCTACGCTTCTCTTGAAATAACGGATGTAAAAGTTGAATCTAATCAATCAATTTCACTTATGACTTCTACACTGCAATCAAGTGCACTTGAAATGAAGGAAGTTACTGTAACAGCAAATCGACCAATCATTAAATCCCAATCCTCATCTTCATATAAATCAGTCACTCGGAAAATGGATAATATCCCAACTGTGGGAGATGCAGGACAACTTCAATCAGGAGTCGTGAAGCAAGGTAACAACCTCTTCCTCCGAAGTGGTCGTTCCAACGAAGGTCAGTATGTGGTTGATGGTGTTCCTGTTGAAGTATTAACGAATTCAGTTCGAAGTGCTGAACAATATGATTTGATAACAGAAAATATTTTCCACAACGCTTTATCGTCACCTCTTTCTACTTTCTCCATTGATGTTGACAACGCATCGTACAGCAACATCCGTCGCTTCCTGAACGATGGACAACTTCCACCGAAGGATGCTGTGCGCATTGAAGAGATGATTAATTATTTCAAGTACGATTATCCACAGCCAAAAGGTTCTCGTCCCTTCTCCATCAATGCGGAAGTGTCGGAGTGTCCTTGGAACAACGACAACAAGTTACTCCTGATTGGCTTGCAGGGAAAAATTATCGAGACGGAAGAATTGCCACCAAGCAATCTCGTCTTCTTAATTGATGTTTCCGGTTCGATGAGTAGTCCCGATAAGTTGCCGTTAGTTCAATCTGCGTTTCGGTTACTTGTCAAACAACTGAGAAAGAACGATAGAGTCTCCATTGTCGTCTATGCAGGAAGTGCGGGATTGGTTCTTCCTTCAACCAAGGGAAACAGAAAAGATGATATTCTTGAAGCGATTGACCGCTTGCATGCAGGTGGTTCAACTGCAGGCGGAGCGGGAATCGCGCTTGCATACAACACTGCATTGGAAAATTATATTGAGGATGGAAACAATCGTGTCATTCTTGCAACCGATGGTGATTTCAATGTCGGAGTTTCGGACGATGCAGAACTTGTTCGCATGATTGAAGAGAAGCGAAACAAGGGCGTGTTTCTTTCCGTGCTTGGCTTTGGTACGGGCAACTTGAAAGATTCAAAAATGGAAAAACTTGCCGACAAAGGAAACGGCAACTACTCGTACATTGATAATATTGATGAAGCAAGAAAAGTGTTTGTCCAGCAGTTGACCGGAACATTATATACCATTGCGAAGGATGTGAAGATTCAAATTGAATTCAATCCTGCAAAAGTGAAATCGTACCGGCTCATCGGTTACGAAAACCGGTTGTTGAGGAAAGAAGATTTCCATGACGACACGAAAGATGCAGGCGAACTTGGTTCAGGGCATACCGTGACGGCACTGTACGAAATCGTTCCCGAAGATGATGAGGATGTTCAGTTGCTCGATGTGGACACATTGCGCTATCAGAAGAATAAAGTCAAAAAGTTTGCTGAAGAGACCAATGAACTGTTGACCATCAAACTGAGATACAAAGAACCTGATGCGTCAGCAAGTCAACTGATGCAATTTCCATTGCGCGATGTAACGCTCGATTTTGATGAGACCTCTGACAACTTCCGGTGGGCGGCGGCAGTTGCAGAGTTCGGAATGTTGCTGAGAAATTCCAAATTCAAAGGTGATGCTTCGTTCCGACACGTCGTCCGTCTTGCAAACGGAGCGAAGGGTGAAGACCTTGAGGGCTACCGTTCTGAATTTATCAAGTTGGTCGAGAAGGCGAGCGAACTGAAGTAA
- a CDS encoding RNA polymerase sigma factor, producing the protein MKQEIQHLPELLRQAQAGNSRAFIHLCEEHTGHVYAVCLRMLANAELAKAVTQETIVKAWQQLKSFRGESPFGAWIHRIAINTTLDFLRVEKRLAARVVFTDEFEPFDMQDSALPVDVALDLEDAIATLPQQARAVLLLHDHEGYSHEEIGTMLGIASGTSKAQLHRARTILKKVLS; encoded by the coding sequence ATGAAACAGGAGATACAACATCTTCCTGAACTACTCCGGCAAGCGCAAGCGGGAAACAGTCGGGCGTTCATCCACCTCTGCGAAGAACATACCGGTCATGTGTACGCTGTTTGTTTACGCATGTTGGCAAACGCAGAACTTGCAAAAGCAGTAACTCAGGAAACAATCGTGAAAGCGTGGCAACAGTTGAAAAGCTTTCGGGGCGAAAGTCCGTTCGGCGCATGGATTCACCGGATTGCAATCAACACAACGCTTGATTTTCTTCGTGTCGAAAAACGGCTCGCCGCACGAGTTGTATTCACCGACGAATTCGAACCGTTCGATATGCAGGACTCCGCGTTGCCTGTTGATGTTGCCTTAGATCTGGAAGATGCTATCGCCACTCTTCCACAACAGGCACGCGCTGTTCTCCTGCTTCACGACCATGAAGGATATTCTCATGAAGAAATCGGAACCATGCTTGGCATTGCCTCTGGAACATCCAAAGCACAACTTCACCGAGCAAGAACAATTTTAAAAAAGGTGTTATCATGA